In Trichocoleus desertorum NBK24, the following are encoded in one genomic region:
- the kaiC gene encoding circadian clock protein KaiC: protein MNPDNQIKQREDLQSVGVKKIRTMIEGFDEISHGGVPVGRTTLVSGTSGTGKTLLAVQFLYNGITQFDEPGVFVTFEESPADIIKNAYSFGWDLQELIDDGKLFILDASPDPEGQDVVGNFDLSALIERIQYAIRKYKARRVSIDSVTAVFQQYDAASVVRREIFRLVARLKQVGATTIMTTERVEEYGPVARFGVEEFVSDNVAIVRNVLEGERRRRTIEILKLRGTTHMKGEYPFTITNQGINIFPLGAMRLTQRSSNVRVSSGVKTLDQMCGGGFFKDSIILATGATGTGKTLLVSKFLQEGCRRGERAMLFAYEESRAQLSRNAYSWGIDFEELEQQGLLKIRCAYPESAGLEDHLQIIKSEIAEFKPSRIAIDSLSALARGVSNNAFRQFVIGATGFAKQEEITGFFTNTTDQFMGSHSITDSHISTITDTILMLQYVEIRGEMARAINVFKMRGSWHEKGIREYTISEQGPEIRDSFRNYERIISGSPTRVSFDEKTELSRIVRGVQDKSESDLEL, encoded by the coding sequence ATGAATCCAGACAATCAAATTAAACAAAGGGAAGACCTACAGTCAGTAGGAGTTAAAAAAATCCGAACCATGATAGAGGGCTTTGACGAAATTAGTCATGGTGGCGTTCCAGTGGGCAGAACTACTTTAGTAAGTGGCACTTCTGGTACTGGTAAAACTCTACTAGCTGTACAATTTCTGTACAACGGGATTACCCAGTTTGATGAGCCTGGTGTTTTTGTTACCTTTGAAGAATCGCCTGCCGATATTATTAAAAATGCCTATAGTTTTGGTTGGGATTTGCAAGAGTTAATTGATGATGGCAAGCTTTTTATTTTGGATGCTTCACCCGATCCAGAAGGTCAAGATGTCGTCGGTAATTTTGATCTATCAGCCTTAATTGAACGAATTCAGTATGCAATTCGCAAATATAAAGCTCGACGAGTTTCGATTGACTCCGTCACTGCTGTTTTTCAGCAATATGATGCGGCATCCGTAGTACGACGAGAAATTTTTCGGTTGGTAGCACGTCTGAAACAAGTAGGTGCCACCACTATTATGACGACCGAGCGGGTAGAGGAATATGGTCCTGTGGCTCGGTTTGGCGTAGAAGAATTTGTCTCGGACAACGTTGCCATTGTGCGTAACGTGCTGGAAGGTGAACGGCGACGGCGCACCATTGAGATTTTAAAGCTACGTGGGACTACCCATATGAAGGGGGAGTACCCATTTACGATTACAAATCAGGGCATTAATATCTTCCCGCTAGGGGCAATGCGACTGACCCAACGATCTTCTAATGTACGAGTGTCTTCGGGGGTCAAAACGCTAGACCAAATGTGTGGCGGAGGCTTCTTTAAAGACTCGATTATTTTGGCAACAGGCGCAACGGGTACTGGCAAGACCTTGTTAGTAAGTAAGTTCTTGCAGGAAGGTTGCAGGCGGGGTGAACGGGCGATGCTCTTTGCCTATGAAGAATCACGGGCTCAACTCTCGCGCAATGCCTACTCTTGGGGCATTGATTTTGAGGAGTTGGAGCAGCAAGGCTTATTAAAGATCCGCTGTGCTTACCCAGAGTCGGCTGGTTTGGAAGACCATTTACAGATTATCAAATCAGAAATCGCGGAGTTCAAACCGAGTCGGATTGCGATCGACTCTTTATCAGCCCTAGCCCGTGGTGTCAGTAACAATGCGTTTCGTCAGTTTGTGATTGGGGCGACGGGTTTTGCGAAGCAGGAAGAAATTACTGGCTTCTTCACCAATACGACTGATCAGTTCATGGGATCTCACTCGATTACTGACTCCCACATTTCTACAATCACTGACACAATCTTGATGTTGCAGTACGTGGAAATTCGGGGTGAGATGGCGCGAGCGATTAACGTCTTTAAGATGCGGGGTTCTTGGCACGAGAAGGGCATTCGAGAATACACGATTAGTGAACAGGGGCCAGAAATCAGAGATTCTTTCCGCAATTACGAACGCATTATCAGTGGCTCGCCTACTCGCGTATCCTTTGACGAAAAAACAGAGCTATCCCGGATTGTTAGAGGGGTACAGGATAAAAGTGAAAGCGATTTAGAACTGTAG
- a CDS encoding glycosyltransferase family 39 protein: MQAAQKWLTSRLNQWVVFLLVGGLLVRATIAAWLYPGFDEAYYYLYVLHPDWSYFDHPLLVALSTGFGPWLTGIVSQFTIRIGTLLLYTGALIFLYLTSATLFSARVATLTLAIATAIPIFQVGFGILTVPDTPLMFFWAATLYVAAVEFFRVPESYRPSWRLALISVLVGLACLGKYHGFLLGFGLVGFCLTSDRHRSALFSPWMGLGLALFALTLSPMLLWNWQRDWVSFRFQSGRAVPRDQYDLLALLSTFLVGVAYLFPTFGFPLWWVTLCQAGKQVMQPWRSKSGIDLNLHSKQRFILWMSLPVILIFTLIGGYQQILPTWPMPGFWGATLLLGYQAALWQKRAPRAVQRWLVGSGATILVLMSIALLHVAFGIAQTTSNYAFLGGLWSPKDDSSTQLIDVQQLRRGFADNPTLQAALQETDFIFTNRYFLGGQIAMALEPLQPKPIGCLCEDLRGFAFWSKPNEWVGKDALYITSEQFKGKTGLAPYQGYFSSIDKIADVPIRRGGAIVQVFYVYRAKNLLQPYPRPYGN, from the coding sequence ATGCAAGCAGCACAAAAGTGGCTAACTTCCCGATTGAATCAGTGGGTAGTTTTTCTGCTGGTCGGGGGATTGTTGGTACGGGCCACCATCGCGGCTTGGCTATATCCCGGTTTTGATGAAGCCTACTACTATCTTTATGTGCTCCATCCAGACTGGAGCTATTTTGACCATCCGCTGCTGGTGGCTCTTAGCACTGGGTTTGGGCCTTGGCTCACAGGGATAGTCTCCCAGTTCACGATCCGAATTGGGACGTTGCTCCTGTATACCGGAGCCTTGATCTTTCTGTACTTGACCAGCGCTACCCTTTTCTCTGCACGAGTTGCAACTCTGACTCTAGCGATCGCCACTGCTATTCCCATCTTTCAGGTAGGTTTTGGCATTTTGACGGTGCCCGACACGCCGCTGATGTTTTTCTGGGCTGCCACCCTCTATGTCGCTGCTGTAGAATTTTTTCGAGTTCCAGAAAGCTATCGACCCAGTTGGCGATTGGCGTTGATCAGTGTTTTGGTCGGTTTAGCCTGCTTAGGGAAATATCACGGCTTTCTGCTGGGGTTTGGGTTAGTTGGGTTTTGCTTAACCAGCGATCGCCATCGCTCGGCCCTCTTTTCTCCTTGGATGGGCCTCGGTTTAGCGTTGTTTGCGCTTACTCTCTCCCCCATGCTGCTGTGGAACTGGCAGCGAGATTGGGTCTCCTTTCGGTTTCAGTCTGGACGGGCGGTTCCCAGAGATCAATACGATCTACTGGCTCTCCTTAGCACCTTTTTAGTCGGAGTTGCTTACCTATTTCCCACCTTTGGCTTTCCTTTGTGGTGGGTGACGCTGTGTCAGGCAGGCAAACAAGTTATGCAGCCTTGGCGAAGCAAATCTGGAATTGATCTCAATTTGCATAGCAAACAGCGATTCATCCTCTGGATGTCTTTGCCCGTCATCTTAATCTTTACCCTGATTGGCGGTTATCAGCAGATTTTGCCAACTTGGCCCATGCCAGGATTTTGGGGAGCCACCTTACTGTTGGGTTATCAAGCCGCCTTGTGGCAAAAGCGAGCTCCGCGCGCCGTTCAGCGTTGGCTGGTTGGGTCTGGAGCTACCATCCTTGTTTTGATGTCGATTGCGCTGCTGCATGTGGCGTTTGGCATTGCCCAAACCACCAGCAATTATGCTTTTTTGGGTGGTCTGTGGTCTCCCAAGGACGACTCTTCTACGCAACTTATAGATGTGCAGCAGTTACGTCGGGGCTTTGCCGACAACCCCACACTGCAAGCAGCTCTGCAAGAGACTGATTTTATCTTTACCAATCGCTATTTCTTAGGTGGACAGATTGCAATGGCTTTGGAGCCTCTACAACCTAAGCCGATTGGCTGCTTGTGTGAAGATCTGCGCGGCTTTGCATTTTGGTCTAAGCCGAATGAATGGGTTGGAAAAGATGCACTGTACATCACCTCTGAGCAATTTAAGGGTAAAACGGGTTTAGCTCCGTACCAAGGTTACTTCAGTAGTATCGATAAGATTGCAGATGTCCCAATTCGTCGGGGGGGCGCGATCGTGCAAGTCTTTTACGTTTATCGAGCCAAGAATTTGCTACAGCCTTATCCTCGACCCTACGGAAATTGA
- a CDS encoding DEAD/DEAH box helicase — MMTHQTTVEILPVTLPREIPEGTAANSPIRVIQNLESQVKVLDENQQKIAFEYPDGPQRLRGLAGTGKTVLFAKRAAKIHAEHPDWNIAFVFFTRSLYQQIIEERIGRYYQELTGKVPNWEKLKVLHAWGAKDQPGFYRTLAIEAGVKPKNVKDVEQEIGRVSPAKAFAYVCNGLERQVSPIPCLYDVVLIDEGQDLPFAFYRLARNSLTTPKRLYWAYDEAQGIGSLTVPEPAQVFGRDADGVPVVDLGLGRNQSFFYEGTTIRKSENLNRCYRTPQLLLMTAQAVNMGLLRPEGPLQGVSNQAEWRKLGYEVLEGDFTEASVQARQQVTIARPADKNLHPIDQENFEAREAIAELLSFQTFDQEAAEQEWIAQQIVNDLRHGLQPTDILVTALSGENEKQYWQSFQAKLSAYGIKSFMAGGETHRNEFMRPGQVTLANIHRAKGNEAWKVYACRFHWATRPLIWKQESELHKRNEAFVALTRSRVWCVVTGLDDPIFEELRQAKAQYPQLTFPAFNKASLRRVHDEESSEAELAPVVG, encoded by the coding sequence ATGATGACTCACCAAACTACTGTCGAAATTTTGCCAGTTACGTTGCCACGGGAGATTCCAGAAGGGACTGCGGCTAATAGCCCGATCCGAGTGATTCAGAATTTGGAATCCCAAGTTAAAGTTTTAGATGAAAATCAACAAAAAATCGCTTTTGAGTATCCCGATGGGCCTCAGCGGCTCAGGGGATTAGCGGGGACGGGAAAAACAGTTTTGTTCGCTAAACGAGCGGCCAAAATTCATGCGGAGCATCCAGATTGGAATATTGCTTTTGTATTTTTTACGCGATCGCTGTACCAACAAATTATTGAAGAACGAATTGGGCGGTATTACCAGGAACTAACAGGAAAAGTGCCCAACTGGGAAAAACTCAAGGTTTTACATGCTTGGGGGGCTAAGGATCAACCTGGTTTTTATCGCACTTTGGCGATCGAAGCTGGGGTAAAGCCAAAGAATGTGAAGGATGTGGAGCAGGAAATTGGCAGAGTTTCGCCTGCAAAAGCCTTTGCCTATGTTTGCAATGGCTTGGAGCGGCAAGTGTCTCCGATTCCGTGCCTCTATGACGTGGTGTTGATTGATGAAGGTCAAGACTTGCCCTTTGCCTTCTATCGACTCGCTCGCAATAGCCTCACAACGCCAAAGCGCTTGTACTGGGCTTACGACGAGGCGCAGGGAATCGGTTCCTTAACGGTGCCCGAACCCGCTCAAGTATTTGGTCGTGATGCGGATGGTGTCCCGGTTGTAGATTTAGGTTTGGGACGCAACCAATCTTTTTTCTATGAAGGAACGACAATTCGTAAGTCGGAAAACCTGAATCGCTGCTACCGTACCCCACAATTGCTACTAATGACAGCCCAAGCCGTCAACATGGGGCTACTGAGACCGGAGGGGCCTTTGCAAGGGGTGAGCAATCAGGCGGAGTGGCGGAAGCTAGGCTACGAAGTGCTGGAGGGAGACTTTACCGAGGCTAGTGTTCAGGCACGGCAACAGGTGACGATCGCCCGCCCTGCCGACAAAAATCTGCACCCAATTGACCAAGAGAATTTTGAAGCGAGAGAAGCGATCGCCGAGTTACTGAGCTTCCAGACCTTTGATCAGGAAGCAGCAGAACAAGAGTGGATCGCGCAGCAAATTGTGAATGATTTACGGCACGGCCTCCAACCCACTGATATTTTAGTCACTGCGTTATCTGGGGAGAATGAGAAACAGTATTGGCAAAGCTTTCAAGCTAAACTAAGCGCCTACGGCATCAAAAGCTTCATGGCAGGCGGAGAGACGCATCGCAATGAATTTATGCGGCCTGGACAGGTAACTTTAGCCAATATTCATCGGGCCAAAGGCAACGAAGCTTGGAAAGTCTATGCTTGTCGCTTTCACTGGGCGACTCGGCCTCTGATTTGGAAGCAAGAAAGCGAACTGCACAAGCGTAATGAAGCGTTTGTGGCCCTTACGCGATCGCGAGTTTGGTGTGTCGTCACGGGATTGGACGATCCGATTTTTGAGGAACTCCGTCAAGCCAAAGCGCAATATCCCCAACTGACATTCCCTGCCTTTAACAAAGCCTCGTTGCGACGAGTTCACGATGAAGAAAGCAGCGAAGCAGAACTAGCTCCCGTGGTTGGATAG
- a CDS encoding LptF/LptG family permease: MGLKLSIMDRYLITELLPPFLFGVAAFSAIGLAVGVFFDLVQKITDAGIPFSTALQIFSLQVPNFVTLSLPMSILLATLMVYSRLSGDSEIVALRGCGVSIYRLIVPALIVSLIATGITFFLNELVVPSSNYQGEVLLEKAVSQDKLAFREKNIFYQEFSGKKLARIFYAHDFNGQRMQNLTILDFSKEELNQIVEAESAVWNVEQSTWDFANGTIYIVAPDGSSQNLLKFERHQLRLPRAPLDLANKKRKTDQMNIAQVQERLVLLEQEGNQKEIRKYRVRIQQKLALPFICVALGLVGAALGTTSRRTNTSTGFGISILIIFGYYLIAFISNALGETGAFSPFLAGWLPILVGLTAGGALLLRATR, translated from the coding sequence ATGGGTTTAAAGCTTTCCATTATGGACCGCTATCTAATCACAGAACTGCTGCCTCCTTTTTTGTTTGGAGTCGCTGCTTTCTCAGCGATCGGTTTAGCAGTTGGGGTCTTCTTCGACTTGGTACAGAAGATTACGGATGCGGGAATTCCCTTCTCAACGGCTTTACAGATTTTTTCGCTCCAAGTGCCAAACTTTGTTACCCTTTCGCTTCCTATGTCGATCTTGCTGGCTACCTTAATGGTTTATAGCCGCCTATCGGGAGATAGCGAGATTGTGGCGCTGCGGGGCTGTGGCGTGAGCATTTATCGGCTGATCGTTCCTGCTTTGATTGTCAGCTTGATTGCAACGGGTATAACTTTTTTCCTCAACGAGTTGGTAGTTCCTAGCAGTAATTATCAGGGAGAAGTTTTACTAGAAAAGGCGGTGAGTCAAGATAAGCTGGCATTTCGAGAGAAGAACATTTTCTATCAAGAGTTTTCTGGAAAAAAACTAGCTCGCATTTTTTATGCTCATGATTTTAATGGTCAACGCATGCAGAATTTGACCATTCTTGACTTCTCGAAAGAAGAGCTGAATCAAATTGTAGAAGCAGAATCAGCCGTCTGGAATGTGGAGCAGAGTACTTGGGATTTTGCCAATGGCACCATCTATATTGTTGCGCCAGATGGTTCGTCTCAAAATTTGCTTAAGTTTGAGCGCCACCAACTCCGCTTACCTCGTGCGCCTCTAGATCTAGCGAATAAAAAGCGTAAGACAGATCAAATGAACATTGCTCAGGTGCAAGAACGTTTGGTGCTTTTGGAGCAGGAAGGCAATCAGAAAGAGATTCGCAAATATAGGGTGCGAATTCAACAGAAACTAGCTCTCCCTTTTATCTGTGTAGCTTTGGGACTAGTCGGGGCGGCTCTGGGCACCACCAGTCGCCGTACTAACACTTCTACTGGCTTTGGCATTAGTATCTTGATTATTTTTGGTTACTACTTAATTGCGTTTATTAGCAACGCTTTAGGAGAAACGGGAGCATTTTCTCCTTTCCTAGCGGGGTGGTTGCCAATTCTTGTAGGGTTAACGGCAGGTGGAGCATTGCTGCTTCGGGCGACTCGCTAG
- the kaiB gene encoding circadian clock protein KaiB, protein MSSLKKTYILKLYVAGNTPNSIRALKTLNNILETEFQGVYALKVIDVLKNPQLAEEDKILATPTLAKILPPPVRKIIGDLSDRERVLIGLDLLYDELREDDSNFE, encoded by the coding sequence ATGAGTTCCCTAAAAAAAACCTATATTCTCAAACTCTATGTTGCTGGCAATACGCCTAATTCAATTCGAGCTTTGAAGACTCTGAACAATATTTTGGAAACAGAATTTCAAGGAGTTTATGCTCTGAAGGTCATTGACGTACTTAAAAATCCTCAACTTGCTGAGGAAGATAAGATTTTAGCCACTCCCACTCTTGCTAAGATCTTGCCACCGCCAGTACGCAAAATTATTGGGGATTTGTCCGATCGTGAGCGAGTTCTAATCGGTCTGGATCTTTTATATGATGAATTACGGGAGGATGATTCCAACTTCGAATAA
- a CDS encoding circadian clock protein KaiA: MYPQLSISILLNSGDLAQSLTTLLSGDRYRVTQFSSEKELLDFLELEKQQIDCLILQSGSHLTSLIEQLQKQAIFLPAVVLKSEEATLNNNSVPCNECPEIETLDPNPLESAQPIAQNTIQDQANLAYHVATVEASVAQLNQIAQFINQAIVQFIKLSPTHHTSNQQPAPDLMAELISQNSLMLQQRRLADKLKERLGYLGVYYKRDPKNFLRYLPAAEKQKFLRKLKSDYSDIVLVYFSGDEQLNQKIDDFVNTAFFADVSVSQIVETHMELMDDFSKQLKLEGRSDEILLDYRLTLIDTIAHLCEMYRRSIPRDP; this comes from the coding sequence GTGTATCCTCAACTGTCAATTTCAATTCTGCTGAATTCTGGTGACCTAGCTCAATCTTTAACTACACTCTTAAGTGGCGATCGCTATAGAGTTACCCAATTCAGCTCTGAGAAAGAGTTACTGGATTTTCTTGAGCTAGAAAAACAACAAATTGACTGCTTGATTTTGCAATCAGGCTCCCATCTAACTTCATTAATTGAGCAGCTACAAAAACAGGCAATTTTTTTGCCAGCCGTGGTGCTTAAATCCGAAGAAGCGACGCTTAATAATAACTCTGTGCCCTGTAATGAGTGCCCTGAGATAGAAACTTTAGATCCTAATCCGCTTGAATCGGCACAGCCTATCGCTCAAAATACGATCCAAGATCAAGCAAATCTTGCATATCACGTTGCAACCGTAGAAGCGTCAGTTGCCCAACTCAATCAAATCGCTCAATTTATTAACCAGGCGATCGTTCAATTTATAAAATTGTCCCCGACCCACCATACATCCAATCAGCAACCTGCTCCTGACTTGATGGCGGAGTTGATTAGCCAAAACTCTCTGATGCTACAGCAGCGACGTTTGGCCGATAAGCTGAAAGAACGATTGGGATATTTAGGCGTTTACTACAAAAGAGATCCTAAAAACTTTCTGCGTTACTTGCCTGCCGCTGAGAAACAAAAATTCCTCAGGAAACTGAAGTCAGACTACAGCGATATTGTTTTGGTCTACTTCTCAGGGGATGAGCAACTGAATCAAAAAATTGATGATTTTGTCAATACAGCTTTTTTTGCGGATGTTTCAGTCTCGCAAATCGTAGAAACTCACATGGAGTTGATGGATGACTTCTCAAAGCAATTAAAGCTAGAAGGACGGAGCGACGAAATTTTACTTGACTATCGTCTAACCCTAATTGATACAATTGCTCACTTGTGTGAAATGTATCGTCGCTCTATTCCCAGAGATCCCTAA
- a CDS encoding ATP-binding protein → MHTTLLSSFIESVSICSQSATVAAVLHLLSQANCERLVVVDAKKQPIGLLNWPILVSCLGWGQPSGQVDAPQAAIAAPNLQQPLSAVDLPIVTPLLTLPAAWSLSQFWSYLQELKQPVGAWAVVNSSGEFLGLLDYSRLLQALSPLLASPETTLTETASEVSTPPTPETGKANLAKGGANGKTTSVAKTQPISLLIQLLERISLPLMVQTSTGQVLYQNQCWQQQIGELSELPRLKQAAETILNTEVLPHPVSQASHKDYTSDEPRSRTSQSPKVANEVASEVASWAHPAKSHTEAERSLSTGLKQQMARPRLGGSKLRQAHPGVTLLNQQLLSAKARLGTSLNLQQASFTKRPQTPATNTPSEQQAGLLSFFASSIAQYQCQVGSAADTCICTCPADNGQERIWQFSKSLLDFSTWETENPSDEPLQLAQGTSPDFTTTFQLADLGVSSTSSFSKSPQALDEAFPQETLWLVLAQDYTEQQQVNRTLAAKNADLVQLNLLKDEFLACISHELKTPLTAVLGLSNLLKDQVLGSLNERQARYASLIYQSGRHLMTVVNNILDLTRMETGQMELVLGPVHLESVCDRALEQAYQLQFPEEKALVENMVEAPSTVPYSVEIAPDVDSIVADEVRLRQMLVNLLSNAIKFTEASGHISLKVTRWEGWVVFTVTDTGIGIAADKQHLIFQKFQQLENPLTRRFEGTGLGLAITQRLARLHGGDVTFISKEGQGSQFTLLLPPSPPQPTVGVAPPLENLSHNRLVLIVESVAQFIEHLTDELTSLGYRVAIARSGTEALEKARRLQPCIIFLNPLLPLLSGWDVLTLLKSDAETYHIPAVITATKAEQAQAARYHADGFLCLPIQSQPLQHHLAHLTALEDRSEAIANPARSLTVLYLNNFEAATLPDLIPEKLRQPTAPTTTPALETNPDLTAGVINSLSNLLQQHHHRILEADDLEQAELLARVWRPDVLLIDRAIPKLSSYFQDLAQHTFLASLPIITLTKAATQAANQVPGLSIFPCLAKSSPSSTRPEQDNSEAAALMQAIQVAVGLNWQPGILVVDLLHLPDLVAETAPAIAAPTAQFSATLRDADWLQALAQYLQTAGLRGLQTRSWAEVVRQLKHQSPDLVLICLRGNHTSPAVLDAVKTLQQLELQIPILVLDQRRDWDHEPPATAPDDATSDPKAQAGIAMLELTAGLAAIATHILPPGLPVEELLEQIYQALTPTQPSES, encoded by the coding sequence ATGCACACGACTCTTCTCAGCTCGTTCATTGAATCCGTTTCGATCTGTTCTCAGTCTGCTACGGTAGCAGCGGTTTTGCACCTGCTCAGTCAGGCTAACTGTGAGCGATTAGTTGTCGTGGATGCAAAGAAACAACCCATTGGCTTACTCAACTGGCCTATTTTGGTCTCCTGTCTAGGCTGGGGACAACCAAGCGGCCAAGTAGATGCTCCTCAAGCTGCGATCGCAGCACCAAACTTGCAGCAACCTCTGTCAGCAGTTGATTTACCTATTGTTACGCCATTATTAACATTACCTGCTGCTTGGAGCTTGAGTCAATTCTGGTCTTACCTACAGGAGTTGAAGCAGCCAGTCGGAGCTTGGGCAGTGGTGAATTCAAGCGGAGAATTTTTAGGGCTACTAGATTATTCCCGCCTTTTACAAGCATTGTCTCCGCTGCTCGCCTCCCCTGAAACTACACTCACTGAAACGGCTTCAGAAGTGTCCACACCCCCTACACCGGAGACGGGCAAAGCTAATCTAGCGAAGGGAGGGGCAAACGGCAAAACCACGAGTGTAGCTAAAACTCAACCGATTTCTCTCCTAATTCAGCTCTTAGAGCGAATTTCTTTGCCTTTGATGGTGCAGACTAGCACTGGACAAGTTTTGTACCAAAATCAGTGCTGGCAACAGCAAATTGGGGAGTTATCAGAACTCCCCAGGCTAAAGCAGGCTGCGGAAACTATTCTCAATACCGAAGTCTTGCCGCATCCAGTATCTCAGGCTAGCCACAAAGACTACACCTCTGATGAACCGCGATCGCGGACTTCCCAATCTCCTAAGGTTGCCAATGAGGTTGCTAGTGAGGTTGCCAGTTGGGCGCATCCAGCCAAAAGCCACACCGAAGCCGAGCGATCGCTTTCTACAGGTCTAAAGCAACAGATGGCCCGCCCCCGACTGGGTGGCTCGAAGCTCCGGCAAGCCCATCCAGGTGTCACCTTACTCAATCAACAACTGCTATCTGCAAAAGCCCGCTTAGGAACCTCTCTCAACTTACAGCAGGCATCTTTCACTAAGCGTCCTCAGACTCCCGCTACTAACACACCTTCAGAGCAGCAAGCTGGCTTACTTTCATTTTTTGCTTCTTCGATCGCGCAGTATCAATGCCAGGTCGGCTCCGCAGCAGATACGTGCATCTGTACTTGCCCTGCCGATAACGGGCAAGAGCGGATTTGGCAATTTAGTAAAAGCCTGCTAGATTTTTCTACTTGGGAAACAGAAAACCCAAGTGATGAGCCGCTTCAGTTGGCTCAGGGTACATCGCCAGACTTTACGACGACGTTTCAGCTAGCCGACCTAGGAGTCAGTTCTACTAGCTCTTTTTCCAAGTCGCCTCAGGCTTTAGACGAGGCTTTTCCTCAAGAAACTTTATGGTTGGTGCTGGCCCAGGACTACACAGAGCAGCAACAGGTCAACCGCACTTTAGCTGCCAAGAATGCCGACTTAGTTCAACTTAATTTACTAAAAGACGAATTTCTGGCTTGTATCAGTCATGAGCTAAAAACCCCACTCACCGCTGTTTTAGGTCTCTCCAATCTGTTGAAAGATCAGGTATTAGGCTCTTTAAACGAGCGTCAGGCCCGTTATGCCAGTCTCATCTACCAAAGTGGGCGACATTTGATGACGGTGGTCAATAACATTTTAGACCTGACACGCATGGAAACAGGGCAGATGGAGCTGGTGCTGGGTCCTGTTCACCTGGAATCAGTGTGCGATCGCGCCCTTGAGCAAGCCTACCAACTTCAATTTCCTGAAGAAAAAGCTTTGGTTGAGAATATGGTCGAAGCCCCCTCAACCGTACCCTACAGTGTAGAAATTGCCCCCGATGTAGACAGCATTGTGGCAGATGAGGTGCGCTTGCGGCAGATGCTCGTCAACCTCCTGTCCAATGCCATCAAGTTCACCGAAGCCAGCGGCCACATTAGTTTAAAGGTGACCCGGTGGGAAGGCTGGGTTGTCTTTACCGTCACAGATACGGGCATTGGCATTGCCGCAGACAAACAGCACCTAATTTTCCAAAAGTTTCAACAACTCGAAAATCCACTCACTCGCCGTTTTGAAGGAACCGGATTAGGTCTAGCCATTACTCAGCGCCTAGCGCGGCTGCACGGGGGAGATGTCACCTTCATTTCTAAAGAAGGCCAAGGGAGTCAGTTTACCCTCCTCTTACCGCCGAGTCCCCCTCAACCCACCGTGGGTGTGGCCCCTCCTCTAGAAAACCTCAGTCACAACCGTTTGGTGTTGATTGTGGAGTCAGTTGCCCAGTTTATTGAGCATCTGACAGACGAACTCACCAGTTTAGGCTACCGAGTGGCGATCGCCCGTTCTGGGACAGAAGCGCTAGAGAAAGCTAGACGTTTGCAACCCTGTATTATTTTCCTCAACCCTTTACTTCCCCTCCTCTCAGGCTGGGACGTACTCACCCTACTGAAGTCAGACGCAGAAACTTACCATATTCCAGCAGTCATTACTGCCACCAAAGCTGAGCAAGCTCAAGCCGCCCGTTATCATGCCGATGGTTTTCTCTGCTTGCCCATCCAAAGCCAACCCTTACAACATCACTTAGCTCACCTGACTGCTTTAGAAGATAGATCAGAGGCAATCGCCAACCCAGCTCGCAGCTTAACGGTGCTATACCTGAATAACTTTGAAGCGGCTACTCTACCTGACTTAATCCCAGAGAAACTTAGGCAACCGACTGCACCTACAACCACCCCAGCACTAGAAACCAACCCAGATCTAACCGCCGGAGTGATCAATAGCTTAAGCAACCTACTCCAGCAACATCACCATCGCATCTTAGAAGCAGACGATTTAGAGCAAGCAGAACTATTGGCCCGCGTTTGGCGGCCTGATGTCCTCTTGATCGATCGGGCAATTCCCAAATTGTCTAGTTACTTTCAAGATCTAGCCCAGCATACTTTTTTAGCATCTCTCCCCATCATCACACTTACCAAAGCAGCCACCCAAGCCGCAAATCAAGTTCCAGGACTGTCTATCTTTCCTTGTTTAGCCAAATCTAGCCCTAGCTCCACCAGACCTGAGCAGGACAATTCCGAAGCCGCAGCTTTAATGCAAGCGATTCAAGTGGCCGTGGGTCTCAACTGGCAGCCCGGTATTCTGGTAGTTGATTTATTGCACTTACCCGATCTAGTCGCAGAAACTGCCCCCGCGATCGCAGCACCAACGGCACAATTCTCAGCCACTCTGAGAGACGCTGATTGGTTACAAGCTTTAGCCCAGTATTTGCAAACAGCAGGCTTACGCGGATTGCAAACTCGTTCTTGGGCCGAAGTCGTCCGTCAGTTAAAACACCAAAGTCCTGACCTGGTCTTGATTTGCTTACGAGGAAACCACACCTCTCCAGCCGTACTGGACGCTGTAAAAACACTCCAGCAATTAGAACTACAAATTCCTATCTTGGTGCTCGATCAACGGCGGGATTGGGATCACGAACCACCAGCTACTGCCCCTGACGACGCTACCAGTGACCCAAAAGCGCAAGCAGGAATCGCCATGCTAGAGCTTACGGCTGGTTTAGCCGCGATCGCGACTCATATCCTGCCCCCTGGTTTACCTGTAGAGGAGTTGTTAGAGCAGATTTACCAAGCCTTAACCCCCACCCAGCCCAGTGAATCATGA